The following are from one region of the Terriglobia bacterium genome:
- a CDS encoding dihydrodipicolinate synthase family protein, whose translation MSFSGSARYRGVFPVVPTTFTETGELDLRSQKNCVDFMIDAGSNGLCILANFSEQFTLSDDERDVLTKTILERVGGRVPVIVTTTHFSSRVCAERGRRAQEMGAAMVMMMPPYHGATIRASEQQIYEFFGHVSDALRIPIMIQDAPVSGTALSAAFLARLAKELDQVAYFKVESAGAAAKIRELLRLGGSAIEGPWDGEEGITLFTDLEAGATGAMTGGGYPDGIRKIVDAYVAGRRDDAFAAYQQWLPLINYENRQCGLLACKALMKQGGVIDCDAPRHPLSPLHPAARADLLETARRLEPLVLRWRR comes from the coding sequence ATGTCTTTCAGTGGATCTGCGCGCTATCGCGGCGTTTTTCCCGTCGTGCCCACGACGTTTACCGAGACCGGTGAACTCGATCTCCGAAGCCAGAAGAATTGTGTGGACTTCATGATCGATGCGGGTTCCAACGGCCTTTGCATCCTTGCGAACTTCTCGGAGCAATTCACACTGTCGGACGACGAGCGGGACGTGCTGACGAAGACCATTCTGGAGCGTGTCGGCGGACGCGTCCCGGTCATTGTCACGACCACGCACTTCAGTTCGCGCGTCTGCGCCGAGCGCGGCCGGCGCGCGCAGGAAATGGGGGCCGCCATGGTCATGATGATGCCGCCGTACCATGGAGCAACCATCCGGGCATCGGAGCAGCAGATATACGAATTCTTCGGACACGTTTCGGATGCACTCCGGATTCCGATCATGATTCAGGATGCGCCGGTCAGCGGAACTGCACTATCGGCGGCTTTCCTGGCGCGCCTGGCGAAGGAGTTGGATCAGGTCGCCTACTTCAAGGTCGAGTCCGCCGGAGCTGCCGCCAAAATCCGGGAACTCCTGCGGCTTGGCGGCAGCGCGATCGAGGGGCCGTGGGACGGCGAGGAAGGCATCACGCTGTTCACCGATCTCGAGGCCGGCGCCACCGGAGCCATGACGGGCGGAGGCTATCCGGATGGTATTCGAAAGATCGTCGATGCCTATGTTGCCGGCCGCCGCGACGACGCCTTCGCCGCGTACCAGCAGTGGCTTCCGCTCATCAATTATGAAAACCGCCAATGCGGCCTGCTGGCCTGCAAAGCTCTCATGAAGCAGGGCGGCGTCATCGATTGCGACGCTCCGCGCCATCCCCTTTCGCCGCTTCATCCGGCGGCTCGCGCGGACCTGCTCGAGACCGCGCGCCGGCTCGAGCCGCTGGTGCTGCGGTGGCGCAGATGA
- a CDS encoding WbuC family cupin fold metalloprotein, translating into MEMIKPGFERVSEFATISLHDSALAITPDIIRSKSKDAQLNPRRREILALHRGNDDRLQRMLNAIQPGSYVRPHRHAAPPKAELLILLSGSMAFMSFLDDGTPDTKNFVFLHQTKGALAVDCREGIWHTFFALEPDTVVCEVKAGPYDPAAAKEFAPWAPSENDPAAHSYLASLEQRFRESCG; encoded by the coding sequence ATGGAGATGATCAAACCAGGTTTCGAACGGGTATCTGAGTTTGCCACCATTTCATTACACGACAGCGCCCTTGCGATCACGCCCGATATCATCCGTAGCAAAAGCAAGGACGCCCAGTTAAACCCGCGACGGCGGGAAATACTCGCTCTACATCGCGGAAACGACGACCGGCTCCAGCGGATGTTGAATGCCATTCAACCGGGCAGTTACGTGCGGCCGCATCGGCACGCGGCTCCTCCCAAAGCCGAACTGCTGATCCTTCTCAGCGGGTCGATGGCCTTCATGTCTTTTTTGGACGACGGCACACCCGACACCAAGAATTTTGTTTTTTTACATCAGACAAAAGGGGCGCTCGCGGTCGATTGCCGGGAGGGCATCTGGCATACATTTTTTGCTCTGGAGCCGGACACGGTCGTCTGTGAAGTTAAAGCAGGGCCTTACGATCCTGCCGCTGCCAAGGAATTTGCGCCATGGGCTCCTTCAGAGAATGATCCTGCCGCTCATTCCTATTTAGCTTCCCTCGAACAACGTTTTCGCGAATCCTGCGGCTAG
- the uppP gene encoding undecaprenyl-diphosphatase UppP: MQIDVLEATVLGTVQGITEFLPVSSRAHLILVPWLLGWPDPGLTFDVALHLGTLAALLIYFYKDWIHLTRSAFRIFKNDPDDTDARLALYIILATIPGGIAGMLFESLEDQFSTPTVIAVMLIAIALLMRFAEISGRRKTELETMRLSDAMTVGVAQAFAIIPGVSRSGVTITAGLFRGMTRKAAAQFSFLLSAPIVAGAVVKKVMDIAAEGLPAGQSASFAVGIIVSALWGVISIAAMMRYLQTRNTFVFINYRIGLGITVLILGYFAGLH; encoded by the coding sequence GTGCAAATCGATGTTTTAGAAGCGACCGTCCTGGGGACCGTCCAGGGCATCACAGAGTTTCTCCCGGTTTCCAGTCGCGCACATCTGATCCTGGTCCCCTGGTTATTAGGTTGGCCTGATCCCGGGCTCACCTTTGATGTCGCTCTTCACCTCGGCACTCTCGCCGCTTTGTTGATCTATTTTTATAAGGATTGGATTCATCTCACGAGGTCTGCATTCAGGATCTTCAAGAACGATCCCGATGATACGGATGCGCGTCTGGCCCTTTACATCATCCTTGCGACGATCCCGGGGGGTATTGCGGGCATGCTGTTTGAGTCCCTTGAGGACCAATTCAGCACGCCTACAGTCATAGCTGTAATGTTGATTGCGATCGCGCTGTTGATGCGGTTTGCGGAAATTTCCGGGCGCCGGAAAACGGAGCTTGAAACGATGAGGTTATCGGACGCAATGACCGTTGGCGTCGCGCAGGCGTTCGCGATTATCCCAGGTGTGTCGCGCTCCGGCGTCACGATTACCGCCGGTCTGTTTCGTGGGATGACGCGCAAGGCAGCCGCTCAGTTCTCCTTCCTGTTGTCGGCGCCGATTGTCGCCGGCGCGGTAGTGAAAAAAGTGATGGATATTGCGGCCGAGGGACTGCCCGCCGGTCAGAGTGCTTCTTTCGCAGTAGGAATCATCGTGTCAGCCTTGTGGGGCGTCATCTCCATCGCAGCGATGATGCGCTACCTGCAAACCAGGAACACGTTCGTTTTTATCAATTACCGGATTGGGCTCGGAATCACTGTACTGATCCTGGGATATTTTGCGGGATTGCACTAG